A stretch of the Flavobacterium aquiphilum genome encodes the following:
- a CDS encoding polysaccharide biosynthesis protein, whose translation MNENSMHTGFFSRDNLKLSIRNLSYLPRWIIIMIDFSVLIIAFFFTVLIFRGTGLRYINTANDVLFVCSFFGVNIFFFWLFRTYSGIIRHSSYIDAVKLLFSQMSVLMVFLIFNFAYELLYNERVFLTTALFINVVLSFCGLFLYRVVVKQTFELYFSEKSANKLIRTVIYGTDANAISVANALKFETPTRFKIVGFVDRNSQNASKRMLDLPILVQRKKLPSLMRSVGAEAVIMADKSLDKDEQLVIVDQCLEFNYRVYTVPLISDWENQKEISQKVKNIEIEDLLERKPIVLDNKSISKQLKDKTVLISGAAGSIGSEIARQVLTFSPKRVIILDQAETPLHHLSLELEKLHTKSKIHNVIADIRNKEAMKKVFKLYSPQVVYHAAAYKHVPLMEENPSQAILTNIEGTKNLADLSCEYGVIKFVMVSTDKAVNPSNVMGASKRIAEKYVQSLQIKNQSENKSDATKFITTRFGNVLGSNGSVVPLFTKQIANGGPVTITHPDIIRYFMTIPEACQLVLEAGAMGNGGEIYIFDMGKPVRILDLAKKMIKLAGFIPERDIKIEVVGLRPGEKLYEELLNDTAKTMPTYHEKIMIAQEIQDEFENLHLDINELIGIANFFDNDDIVAKMKVIVPEFKSMNSTFEVLDK comes from the coding sequence ATGAATGAAAATTCCATGCATACTGGATTTTTTTCAAGAGATAATTTAAAATTAAGCATTCGTAATTTGAGCTATCTGCCAAGATGGATTATTATTATGATTGATTTTTCTGTCTTGATTATTGCTTTTTTCTTTACCGTGCTTATTTTCAGGGGTACGGGATTGCGATATATTAATACAGCTAATGATGTATTGTTTGTTTGCTCTTTTTTCGGAGTTAATATTTTCTTTTTTTGGTTATTCAGAACTTATTCGGGAATTATCAGGCATTCTTCTTATATAGATGCAGTGAAGTTGTTGTTTTCACAGATGTCTGTATTGATGGTATTCCTCATATTTAACTTTGCCTATGAGTTATTGTATAACGAAAGGGTGTTTTTGACTACTGCTCTTTTTATCAATGTTGTACTTTCTTTTTGCGGATTGTTTTTGTACCGAGTTGTCGTTAAACAAACTTTTGAATTGTATTTTTCAGAGAAGAGTGCAAACAAATTAATACGAACTGTCATTTATGGAACCGATGCCAATGCTATTTCTGTAGCCAATGCCTTGAAGTTTGAAACTCCGACACGTTTTAAAATAGTCGGGTTTGTTGACAGAAACAGCCAAAATGCTTCCAAAAGAATGTTGGATTTACCGATTTTGGTCCAAAGGAAGAAACTGCCTTCTTTGATGCGTTCCGTTGGAGCCGAAGCGGTTATTATGGCCGATAAAAGTTTGGATAAAGACGAACAATTGGTAATCGTGGATCAATGTCTGGAATTCAATTACAGGGTTTATACCGTTCCTTTGATTTCAGACTGGGAGAATCAGAAAGAGATTTCCCAAAAAGTGAAGAACATCGAAATTGAAGATTTATTGGAAAGAAAACCCATTGTTTTGGATAATAAGTCTATTTCTAAACAGCTGAAAGACAAGACTGTTTTGATTTCGGGTGCGGCAGGTTCTATTGGAAGTGAAATCGCAAGACAGGTTTTGACCTTTAGTCCAAAAAGAGTAATTATTTTGGATCAGGCAGAGACTCCATTGCATCATTTGAGCCTTGAACTGGAAAAATTACATACGAAGTCAAAAATACATAATGTCATCGCTGATATTAGAAATAAGGAAGCGATGAAAAAGGTGTTTAAATTGTATAGCCCCCAAGTTGTATATCATGCTGCAGCTTATAAACACGTTCCTTTGATGGAAGAAAATCCGTCGCAAGCGATTTTGACCAATATAGAGGGAACCAAAAATTTAGCTGATTTGTCTTGTGAATATGGAGTGATAAAATTTGTCATGGTATCTACTGACAAGGCGGTTAATCCAAGTAATGTGATGGGAGCCAGTAAAAGAATTGCTGAGAAATACGTTCAGTCTTTGCAGATTAAAAATCAAAGTGAAAATAAATCTGATGCGACTAAATTTATTACTACCCGTTTTGGAAACGTATTAGGATCTAATGGTTCTGTAGTGCCTTTGTTTACCAAGCAAATTGCTAATGGAGGTCCGGTAACGATTACACACCCAGACATTATCCGTTATTTCATGACCATTCCAGAGGCTTGTCAGTTGGTTTTGGAAGCTGGAGCGATGGGGAACGGAGGAGAGATTTATATTTTTGATATGGGTAAACCAGTTAGAATTTTGGATTTGGCCAAGAAAATGATCAAATTGGCCGGGTTTATTCCTGAAAGAGATATTAAGATTGAAGTGGTAGGTTTGCGTCCCGGCGAAAAATTATATGAGGAGTTGTTAAATGATACCGCGAAGACCATGCCGACGTATCATGAAAAAATTATGATTGCCCAGGAAATTCAAGATGAATTTGAAAATTTACATCTTGATATCAATGAACTGATAGGGATAGCTAATTTCTTTGACAATGATGATATTGTTGCTAAAATGAAGGTTATCGTTCCTGAATTTAAGAGTATGAATTCTACATTTGAAGTTTTGGATAAATAA
- a CDS encoding sugar transferase, whose protein sequence is MKSIIKRLFDVFFSVVGLSLFFWLLLLSWFLAVIDTRTNGVFIHERIGQFGKGFKIYKLRTIQISSNSETFQISKIGRFLRNYKLDELPQLINVLKGDMSVVGPRPDITGYYDLLEGENRKILELKPGLTSTASLKYFNEDDLLAAQEDPLYYNDHVLFPDKVQLNLDYYYHHSLLVDLKIIFRTCRFILGKKSEL, encoded by the coding sequence TTGAAATCTATTATTAAACGACTTTTTGATGTGTTTTTTTCGGTAGTCGGACTATCATTATTTTTCTGGTTATTGTTATTGAGTTGGTTTTTGGCGGTTATTGATACGCGAACTAATGGGGTTTTTATTCATGAGCGTATAGGCCAGTTTGGAAAGGGATTTAAAATTTACAAATTACGTACTATTCAAATTTCTTCCAACTCAGAGACTTTTCAAATATCTAAAATTGGCAGGTTCCTGAGAAACTATAAGTTAGATGAGCTGCCACAATTGATTAATGTTTTGAAAGGAGACATGAGTGTCGTAGGGCCAAGACCAGATATCACAGGATATTATGATTTGCTTGAAGGAGAAAATCGAAAAATTCTCGAATTAAAGCCGGGGCTCACTAGTACGGCTTCCTTAAAATATTTTAATGAAGATGATTTGTTAGCGGCTCAAGAAGATCCGCTGTATTACAATGATCATGTTCTGTTTCCTGATAAAGTGCAATTAAATTTGGATTATTATTATCATCACAGTTTGTTGGTAGATTTGAAAATTATTTTCAGGACTTGTAGATTTATTCTTGGGAAAAAGAGTGAGTTGTGA